From one Trifolium pratense cultivar HEN17-A07 linkage group LG1, ARS_RC_1.1, whole genome shotgun sequence genomic stretch:
- the LOC123907538 gene encoding prolyl endopeptidase-like — translation MMLSSYTHCHCRFLLPFFFFFKSHSSSSFLLRTKTTTRMGSLSALHDEVIQYPIARRDHSIVDNYHGVNIPDPYRWLENPDSEQVKHFVQKQVVLTDSVLKTCDYFRTKLGETIKKVFDHPRYSAPFKRGSNTYFYFHNTGLQPQSVLYVQDGFEAQPQVLLDPNLLSHDGTVSLNTYSVTKDANFLAYGLSSSGSDWVTIKVMRLHHNLLQPDTLSWVKFSSISWTHDSKGFFYSRYPAPTIKDGELVDAGTETDANLYHELYYHFLGTDQSQDILCWRDPHNPKYMFGTSVTDDGKYVLLSIEEGCDPVNKIYYFDLTKLPNGLEGFRNENSVLPFVKLIDNFDAKYQPIANDDTVFTFLTNKDAPKYKLVRVDLKEPNTWTDVIQESEKDVLESAYAVNGNQLIVSYLSDVKYVLQVRDLETGSLQHQLPIDIGTVSEISARREDSVVFIGFTSFLTPGIIYQYNLETQIPDMKIFREIVVPGFDRSEFHVNQVFVPSKDGTKIPMFIVARKDIILDGSHPCLLYGYGGFNISLTPFFSASRIVLAKHLGSVFCIANIRGGGEYGEEWHKAGSLAKKQNCFDDFISAAEYLVSTGYTQPKKLCIEGGSNGGLLVGACINQRPDLFGCALAHVGVMDMLRFHKFTIGHAWTSDFGCSDKEEEFHWLIKYSPLHNVRRPWEQHPDKSIQYPSTMLLTADHDDRVVPLHSLKLLATMQHVLVTSLDKSPQTNPIIARIECKAGHGAGRPTQKTIDEAADRYGFMAKMLEALWIE, via the exons ATGATGTTGTCATCATATACCCATTGCCATTGCCGCTTCCTCcttcctttcttcttcttcttcaaatcccactcttcttcttc attCCTCCttagaacaaaaacaacaacaagaatGGGTTCGCTCTCTGCCTTACATGATGAGGTCATCCAATATCCCATTGCTCGCAGAGACCACTCCATCGTTGATAACTATCACGGTGTTAACATTCCCGACCCTTACCGATG gCTTGAAAATCCTGATTCAGAACAAGTCAAGCACTTTGTACAAAAACAGGTTGTGTTGACGGATTCAGtgctcaaaacatgcgattATTTTAGAACCAAACTTGGTGAAACTATAAAAAAGGTGTTTGATCATCCTCGTTATTCTGCTCCTTTCAAAAGAGGGTCTAACACATACTTTTACTTCCACAATACCGGTCTTCAACCTCAGAGCGTCCTTTATGTCCAGGATGGTTTCGAGGCTCAACCACAGGTTTTGCTTGATCCCAATCTTCTCAGTCATGATGGCACCGTTTCACTCAACACTTACTCTGTTACCAAAGATGCTAACTTCTTGGCTTATGGACTCAGTTCAAGTGGTAGTGACTGGGTCACCATAAAGGTCATGCGTCTTCATCACAACCTTCTTCAGCCTGATACTTTGTCCTGG GTTAAGTTTTCCTCTATTAGTTGGACACATGATAGCAAAGGTTTTTTTTACAGCCGCTATCCCGCTCCAACAATCAA GGATGGGGAACTGGTTGATGCTGGGACTGAGACTGATGCTAACCTTTATCATGAACTCTATTATCATTTTCTCGGCACCGATCAGTCGCAGGATATTCTGTGCTGGAGAGATCCTCACAACcctaaatatatgtttggaacAAGCGTCACTGATGACGGAAAG TATGTTCTTCTCTCTATTGAAGAAGGGTGTGATCCGGTTAACAAAATATACTACTTTGACTTGACCAAACTACCTAATGGTCTGGAAGGTTTTCGGAATGAAAATTCCGTCCTCCCTTTTGTAAAGCTTATTGATAACTTTGATGCAAAGTATCAACCCATTGCAAATGATGACACTGTGTTTACATTTTTAACTAATAAAGATGCTCCAAAATATAAACTAGTCCGAGTAGATTTGAAAGAACCAAATACTTGGACTGATGTTATCCAAGAATCTGAGAAAGATGTACTGGAGTCAGCATATGCTGTGAATGGTAACCAACTGATAGTGAGCTACTTGAGTGATGTGAAATATGTTCTGCAAGTAAGAGACTTAGAAACAGGTTCCCTGCAGCATCAATTACCAATTGACATAGGCACAGTTAGTGAAATATCTGCACGGCGTGAAGATAGTGTGGTTTTCATTGGCTTTACAAGCTTTTTAACTCCCGGTATCATATATCAATACAACCTGGAAACACAGATTCCTGACATGAAGATCTTTCGTGAGATTGTTGTCCCTGGGTTTGACCGCTCTGAGTTTCATGTCAATCAG GTTTTTGTGCCTAGTAAAGATGGTACCAAGATCCCAATGTTCATTGTTGCCAGAAAGGATATTATTTTAGATGGTTCACACCCTTGTTTGTTATATGGATATGGTGGGTTTAACATCAGTCTTACACCATTTTTCAGTGCCAGCCGTATTGTCCTGGCGAAACATTTAGGTTCTGTTTTCTGCATAGCAAATATTCGAGGTGGTGGAGAATATGGAGAGGAATGGCATAAAGCAGGATCCCTTGCAAAAAAGCAAAATTGCTTTGATGACTTCATTTCTGCAGCTGAATACCTTGTATCTACTGGTTATacccaacccaaaaaattatgcattgaaGGTGGAAGCAATGGTGGACTTCTTGTTGGCGCTTGCATTAATCAG AGACCTGATCTTTTTGGGTGTGCACTGGCTCATGTTGGGGTTATGGACATGTTGCGGTTCCACAAATTCACTATAG GTCATGCTTGGACCTCAGATTTTGGTTGTTCTGACAAAGAGGAAGAATTTCATTGGCTAATCAA GTACTCACCATTGCATAATGTCCGGAGACCATGGGAACAACATCCAGACAAGTCAATTCAGTACCCATCAACAATGCTATTGACAGCTGATCATGATGATCGTGTTGTACCATTGCATTCATTGAAGCTTTTAGCG ACCATGCAGCATGTCCTTGTTACTAGCCTGGATAAAAGTCCCCAGACAAACCCAATAATTGCTCGAATTGAATGCAAAGCTGGACATGGAGCTGGTCGTCCAACACAGAAAAcg ATTGATGAAGCTGCTGACCGGTATGGTTTTATGGCAAAGATGTTAGAGGCTCTTTGGATTGAGTAG